One region of Streptomyces capillispiralis genomic DNA includes:
- the pgsA gene encoding CDP-diacylglycerol--glycerol-3-phosphate 3-phosphatidyltransferase, protein MTGVPASAAGGPSGARRAASITPGGVPGAGRAVAREGRGAGPSGGGTARRGLSGRGAGSAQPHADEAARAAASRAGADSEDGAEAARGAKIAAAAVNQASVWNIANLLTMLRLLLVPAFVALMLADGGYDPAWRSLAWAAFAIAMITDLFDGHLARTYNLVTDFGKIADPIADKAIMGAALICLSALGDLPWWVTGVILGRELGITLLRFLVIRYGVIPASRGGKLKTLTQGVAVGMYVLALTGWLATLRWWVMAAAVVLTVVTGLDYVKQAIVLRRQGIAERKAALEETEA, encoded by the coding sequence ATGACGGGTGTCCCGGCATCGGCGGCAGGAGGCCCCTCCGGCGCGCGGAGGGCGGCGAGCATCACCCCCGGGGGTGTTCCCGGGGCCGGCCGTGCGGTCGCGCGTGAGGGGCGGGGTGCGGGACCGTCCGGCGGCGGTACCGCGAGGCGCGGGCTGTCGGGCCGTGGCGCGGGCAGTGCCCAGCCGCACGCCGACGAGGCCGCCCGGGCCGCGGCGTCCCGGGCCGGAGCCGACTCCGAGGACGGTGCGGAGGCGGCGCGCGGCGCGAAGATCGCGGCGGCGGCCGTCAACCAGGCCAGCGTCTGGAACATCGCCAACCTGCTGACCATGCTCCGGCTGCTCCTGGTGCCGGCGTTCGTCGCGCTGATGCTCGCCGACGGCGGGTACGACCCGGCATGGCGGTCGCTGGCGTGGGCGGCCTTCGCCATCGCCATGATCACCGACCTGTTCGACGGCCACCTGGCGCGCACCTACAACCTCGTCACCGACTTCGGGAAGATCGCCGACCCCATCGCCGACAAGGCGATCATGGGAGCGGCCCTGATCTGCCTCTCCGCGCTGGGCGACCTGCCGTGGTGGGTCACCGGGGTGATCCTCGGCCGGGAACTCGGCATCACGCTGCTGCGTTTTCTGGTCATTCGCTACGGCGTGATCCCGGCCAGCCGCGGGGGCAAGCTGAAGACGCTCACCCAGGGCGTGGCCGTCGGCATGTACGTGCTGGCGCTCACGGGCTGGCTGGCGACGCTGCGGTGGTGGGTGATGGCCGCGGCGGTCGTGCTGACCGTGGTCACCGGACTCGACTATGTGAAACAGGCCATTGTGCTGCGCAGGCAGGGAATCGCCGA
- the rimO gene encoding 30S ribosomal protein S12 methylthiotransferase RimO, protein MPERRTVALVTLGCARNEVDSEELAGRLEADGWELVEDAEDADVAVVNTCGFVEAAKKDSVDALLEANDLKGHGRTQAVVAVGCMAERYGKELAEALPEADGVLGFDDYTDISDRLQTILNGGIHASHTPRDRRKLLPISPAERQDSAASVALPGHGPVDLPEGLAPASGPRAPLRRRLDGSPVASVKLASGCDRRCSFCAIPSFRGSFISRRPSDVLNETRWLAEQGVKEIMLVSENNTSYGKDLGDIRLLESLLPELAEVDGLERVRVSYLQPAEMRPGLIDVLTSTPKVAPYFDLSFQHSAPDVLRAMRRFGDTDRFLELLDTIRSKAPQAGVRSNFIVGFPGESEADLAELERFLNHARLDAIGVFGYSDEEGTEAATYDRKLDEDVVAERLARVSRLAEELVSQRAEERVGETVRVLVESVDEAEGVYGRGAHQAPETDGQVLLTSGEGLRVGRMVEAKVVGTEGVDLVAEPLFEGSLAWSEEAGR, encoded by the coding sequence ATGCCTGAACGCCGTACCGTCGCACTCGTCACCCTTGGCTGCGCCCGTAACGAGGTGGACTCGGAGGAGCTCGCAGGCCGTTTGGAGGCGGACGGCTGGGAGCTCGTGGAGGACGCCGAGGACGCCGACGTCGCCGTCGTCAACACCTGTGGGTTCGTCGAGGCCGCCAAGAAGGACTCGGTCGACGCCCTCCTGGAGGCCAACGACCTCAAGGGCCATGGAAGAACGCAGGCCGTCGTGGCGGTGGGCTGCATGGCCGAGCGGTACGGCAAGGAACTCGCCGAGGCCCTGCCCGAGGCCGACGGTGTGCTCGGGTTCGACGACTACACCGACATCTCCGACCGCCTCCAGACCATCCTGAACGGCGGCATCCACGCCTCCCACACCCCGCGCGACCGGCGCAAGCTGCTGCCGATCAGCCCGGCCGAGCGCCAGGACTCCGCCGCCTCGGTCGCCCTCCCGGGCCACGGCCCGGTGGATCTCCCGGAGGGCCTCGCCCCGGCCTCCGGCCCGCGCGCGCCCCTGCGCCGCCGGCTGGACGGTTCCCCGGTGGCCTCGGTGAAGCTCGCCTCCGGCTGCGACCGGCGCTGCTCCTTCTGCGCCATCCCGTCCTTCCGCGGCTCCTTCATCTCGCGCCGCCCCAGCGACGTGCTGAACGAGACGCGGTGGCTGGCCGAGCAGGGGGTGAAGGAGATCATGCTGGTCTCCGAGAACAACACCTCCTACGGCAAGGACCTCGGCGACATCCGCCTGCTGGAGTCCCTGCTGCCCGAGCTGGCCGAGGTCGACGGCCTGGAGCGGGTGCGCGTCAGCTACCTGCAGCCGGCCGAGATGCGGCCCGGCCTGATCGACGTGCTGACCTCCACCCCTAAGGTCGCCCCCTACTTCGATCTGTCCTTCCAGCACTCCGCGCCCGACGTGCTGCGCGCGATGCGCCGCTTCGGCGACACCGACCGGTTCCTGGAGCTGCTCGACACCATCCGCAGCAAGGCGCCCCAGGCCGGCGTGCGTTCCAACTTCATCGTGGGCTTCCCCGGGGAGTCCGAGGCGGACCTCGCCGAGCTGGAGCGGTTCCTGAACCACGCGCGGCTGGACGCCATCGGGGTCTTCGGCTACTCCGACGAGGAGGGCACCGAGGCGGCGACCTACGACCGCAAGCTGGACGAGGACGTCGTCGCCGAGCGGCTGGCCCGTGTCTCCCGGCTGGCCGAGGAGCTCGTCTCGCAGCGTGCCGAGGAGCGGGTCGGCGAGACCGTGCGGGTGCTGGTGGAGTCCGTGGACGAGGCGGAGGGCGTGTACGGCCGGGGGGCCCACCAGGCCCCCGAGACGGACGGCCAGGTGCTGCTCACGAGCGGCGAGGGACTGCGCGTCGGCCGTATGGTCGAGGCGAAGGTGGTGGGCACGGAAGGTGTCGACCTGGTGGCCGAGCCGCTGTTCGAGGGTTCGCTCGCGTGGAGTGAGGAGGCGGGCAGATGA
- a CDS encoding helix-turn-helix domain-containing protein, producing the protein MSIGNSPEDERPFEDVSEEARPSVGHALRRARIAAGLTVDDVSSATRVRIAIVHAIESDDFAPCGGDVYARGHIRTLAKAVHLDPAPLIAQYESEHGGGRPAPTPAAPLFEAERIRPERRGPNWTAAMVAAIVVVIGFVGFTMVNGGDDGDNANVAEGTEPTTSPSPTPTTKKPADPAPDPSDSAIAAAPQDKVTVRVTAADGRSWISAKDHNGRLLFDGLLKQGDSKTFQDSFKVNLVLGDAGAIDLFVNGKKIEDDWQPGAVERLTYTKGDPQAG; encoded by the coding sequence GTGTCCATCGGCAACTCCCCTGAAGACGAGCGTCCGTTCGAAGACGTATCCGAGGAAGCCCGCCCCTCCGTCGGGCACGCGCTGCGCCGGGCGCGCATCGCCGCCGGGCTCACCGTCGACGACGTCAGTAGCGCCACCCGGGTCCGCATCGCCATCGTGCACGCCATCGAGTCGGACGACTTCGCGCCCTGCGGCGGCGACGTCTACGCGCGCGGGCACATCCGGACCCTGGCCAAGGCCGTCCACCTCGATCCGGCCCCGCTGATCGCCCAGTACGAGAGCGAGCACGGGGGTGGCCGTCCGGCGCCCACCCCCGCCGCTCCGCTGTTCGAGGCGGAACGCATCCGCCCGGAGCGGCGCGGACCCAACTGGACCGCGGCCATGGTCGCCGCCATCGTCGTCGTGATCGGCTTCGTCGGCTTCACCATGGTCAACGGCGGGGACGACGGCGACAACGCCAACGTCGCCGAGGGCACCGAGCCCACCACCTCGCCCTCGCCCACCCCCACGACAAAGAAGCCGGCCGACCCCGCGCCGGACCCGTCGGACAGCGCCATCGCGGCCGCGCCGCAGGACAAGGTGACCGTCCGGGTGACCGCCGCCGACGGACGCAGCTGGATCTCCGCCAAGGACCACAACGGCCGGCTGCTCTTCGACGGACTGCTCAAGCAGGGCGACTCCAAGACCTTCCAGGACAGTTTCAAGGTCAACCTGGTGCTCGGCGACGCCGGCGCCATCGACCTGTTCGTGAACGGCAAGAAGATCGAGGACGACTGGCAGCCGGGCGCCGTCGAGCGCCTGACCTACACCAAGGGCGACCCGCAGGCCGGATGA
- a CDS encoding DNA translocase FtsK, with product MASRPSAAKKPPAKKAAASAKAPAKKAAARRPPAKKAPAKKAVARKPAPTPNPTSGVYRLARALWLGLAHAVGAVFRGIGQGAKNLDPAHRKDGLALLLLGIALIVAAGTWADLKGPVGDLVEILVTGAFGRLDLLVPILVAVIAVRFIRHPEKPEANGRIVIGLSALVIGVLGQIHIACGSPARSDGMQAVRDAGGLIGWAAATPLSSTMTDVLAVPLLVLLTVFGLLVVTATPVNAIPQRLRRLGERLGLVSEPEPEDFGADDERYEEQWREALPAGRRRRRPAPEEYDPDGVEQEALSRRRTRPRRAPADPDRPLDAVDVAAAAAAALDGAVLHGMPPSPVVADLTQGVSAGDREPTTPTPVPAARSQRKKPAADEPKQARPPAGVLDMTKAPPPEPRDLPARAEQLQLSGDITYSLPSLDLLRRGGPGKARSAANDAIVEALRKVFTEFKVDAAVTGFTRGPTVTRYVVELGPAVKVERVTALTKNIAYAVASPDVRIISPIPGKSAVGIEIPNTDREMVNLGDVLRLAESAEDDDPMLVAFGKDVEGGYVMSSLAKMPHMLVAGATGSGKSSCINCLITSIMMRATPEDVRMILVDPKRVELTAYEGIPHLITPIITNPKRAAEALQWVVREMDLRYDDLAAYGYRHIDDFNRAVREGKVKPPEGSERELQPYPYLLVIVDELADLMMVAPRDVEDAIVRITQLARAAGIHLVLATQRPSVDVVTGLIKANVPSRLAFATSSLADSRVILDQAGAEKLIGKGDGLFLPMGANKPTRMQGAFVTEEEVAAVVQHCKDQMAPVFREDVVVGTKQKKEIDEDIGDDLDLLCQAAELVVSTQFGSTSMLQRKLRVGFAKAGRLMDLMESRNIVGPSEGSKARDVLVKPDELDGVLALIRGESEG from the coding sequence ATGGCCTCACGTCCCTCCGCAGCCAAGAAGCCGCCCGCGAAGAAGGCGGCCGCTTCCGCGAAGGCTCCGGCGAAGAAGGCCGCTGCCAGAAGGCCCCCGGCGAAGAAGGCTCCCGCCAAGAAGGCCGTGGCCAGGAAGCCGGCGCCGACACCGAACCCGACCAGTGGCGTCTACCGGCTCGCGCGCGCCCTCTGGCTGGGTCTCGCCCACGCCGTCGGCGCCGTCTTCCGCGGCATAGGACAGGGCGCCAAGAACCTCGACCCCGCCCACCGCAAGGACGGCCTCGCGCTGCTGCTGCTCGGCATCGCGCTGATCGTCGCCGCGGGCACCTGGGCGGACCTGAAGGGCCCCGTCGGCGACCTGGTGGAGATCCTGGTCACCGGAGCCTTCGGCCGCCTCGACCTGCTGGTGCCGATCCTGGTCGCCGTCATCGCCGTACGGTTCATCCGGCACCCGGAGAAGCCGGAGGCCAACGGGCGCATCGTCATCGGTCTGTCGGCCCTGGTCATCGGCGTCCTCGGGCAGATCCACATCGCCTGCGGCTCGCCCGCCCGCAGCGACGGCATGCAGGCCGTACGGGACGCGGGCGGACTCATCGGCTGGGCCGCGGCCACACCGCTGTCGTCCACCATGACCGACGTCCTCGCCGTGCCGCTGCTCGTGCTGCTCACGGTCTTCGGCCTCCTGGTCGTCACGGCCACCCCGGTGAACGCCATTCCGCAGCGCCTGCGCCGGCTCGGCGAGCGGCTCGGGCTCGTCAGCGAACCCGAGCCGGAGGACTTCGGCGCCGACGACGAGCGCTACGAGGAGCAGTGGCGCGAGGCGCTGCCCGCCGGCCGCCGCAGGCGCCGCCCGGCGCCCGAGGAGTACGACCCCGACGGCGTCGAGCAGGAGGCGCTGTCCCGGCGCCGTACCCGGCCCCGCAGGGCACCGGCGGACCCGGACCGGCCCCTGGACGCCGTCGACGTGGCCGCCGCCGCGGCAGCGGCGCTCGACGGGGCGGTGCTGCACGGGATGCCGCCCTCCCCGGTCGTCGCCGACCTGACGCAGGGGGTGAGCGCCGGCGACCGCGAGCCGACCACGCCGACACCGGTCCCGGCGGCCCGCTCCCAGCGCAAGAAGCCGGCGGCGGACGAGCCGAAGCAGGCCAGGCCCCCGGCCGGCGTGCTGGACATGACCAAGGCGCCGCCCCCCGAGCCCCGCGACCTGCCCGCCCGCGCGGAGCAGCTCCAGCTCTCCGGCGACATCACCTACTCCCTGCCCTCCCTCGACCTGCTCCGGCGGGGCGGCCCGGGCAAGGCGCGCAGCGCCGCCAACGACGCCATAGTGGAGGCGCTGCGGAAGGTCTTCACGGAGTTCAAGGTGGACGCCGCCGTCACCGGCTTCACCCGCGGCCCGACGGTCACCCGCTACGTCGTGGAACTCGGCCCGGCCGTGAAGGTCGAGCGGGTGACCGCGCTGACCAAGAACATCGCGTACGCCGTCGCCAGCCCGGACGTGCGGATCATCAGCCCGATCCCCGGCAAGTCCGCGGTCGGCATCGAGATCCCCAACACCGACCGGGAGATGGTCAACCTCGGTGACGTACTGCGGCTCGCGGAGTCCGCCGAGGACGACGACCCGATGCTGGTCGCCTTCGGCAAGGACGTCGAGGGCGGCTACGTCATGTCCTCGCTGGCGAAGATGCCGCACATGCTGGTCGCCGGCGCCACCGGCTCCGGCAAGTCGTCCTGCATCAACTGCCTGATCACGTCGATCATGATGCGGGCGACGCCGGAGGACGTCCGGATGATCCTGGTCGACCCCAAACGCGTGGAGCTGACGGCGTACGAGGGCATCCCGCACCTGATCACGCCGATCATCACCAACCCCAAGCGGGCCGCCGAGGCGCTGCAGTGGGTCGTGCGCGAGATGGACCTGCGCTACGACGACCTGGCCGCCTACGGCTACCGGCACATCGACGACTTCAACCGCGCGGTGCGCGAGGGCAAGGTGAAACCGCCCGAGGGGAGCGAGCGGGAGCTCCAGCCGTACCCGTACCTGCTGGTGATCGTCGACGAGCTGGCCGACCTGATGATGGTCGCCCCGCGCGACGTCGAGGACGCCATCGTGCGGATCACGCAGCTCGCGCGGGCCGCCGGCATCCACCTGGTGCTCGCCACGCAGCGCCCGTCGGTCGACGTCGTGACCGGTCTGATCAAGGCGAACGTGCCCTCCCGGCTGGCGTTCGCCACCTCCTCGCTGGCGGACTCGCGCGTCATCCTCGACCAGGCCGGCGCCGAGAAGCTGATCGGCAAGGGCGACGGGCTGTTCCTGCCGATGGGCGCGAACAAACCGACGCGTATGCAGGGCGCGTTCGTGACCGAGGAGGAGGTCGCGGCCGTCGTCCAGCACTGCAAGGACCAGATGGCGCCCGTCTTCCGCGAGGACGTCGTCGTCGGGACCAAGCAGAAGAAGGAGATCGACGAGGACATCGGCGACGACCTCGACCTGCTGTGCCAGGCGGCCGAGCTGGTCGTCTCCACCCAGTTCGGGTCGACGTCCATGCTGCAGCGCAAGCTGCGCGTCGGCTTCGCCAAGGCGGGCCGGCTGATGGACCTCATGGAGTCCCGCAACATCGTCGGACCGAGCGAGGGTTCGAAGGCTCGTGATGTTCTTGTGAAGCCTGATGAGCTGGATGGCGTGCTCGCGCTGATCCGGGGGGAGTCTGAAGGGTAG
- a CDS encoding response regulator — MVQKAKILLVDDRPENLLALEAILSALDQTLVRASSGEEALKALLTDDFAVILLDVQMPGMDGFETAAHIKRRERTRDIPIIFLTAINHGPHHTFRGYAAGAVDYISKPFDPWVLRAKVSVFVDLYMKNCQLREQAALLRLQLDGGEKDSEESKESAGLLAELSARLAAVEEQAEALTKQLNDESTDAAAVATAAHLERKLTGLRRALDALEPGAGGPPSVPPQN, encoded by the coding sequence ATGGTGCAGAAGGCCAAGATCCTCCTGGTCGATGACCGGCCGGAGAATCTGCTGGCGCTGGAGGCGATCCTCTCTGCGCTCGATCAGACGCTGGTGCGGGCATCGTCCGGGGAGGAAGCGCTCAAGGCACTGCTCACCGACGATTTCGCGGTCATCCTGCTGGACGTGCAGATGCCGGGCATGGACGGCTTCGAGACCGCCGCGCACATCAAGCGCCGTGAGCGGACCCGGGACATCCCGATCATCTTCCTCACCGCGATCAACCACGGACCGCACCACACCTTCCGTGGGTACGCGGCGGGTGCGGTCGACTACATCTCCAAGCCGTTCGACCCGTGGGTGCTGCGCGCCAAGGTCTCGGTCTTCGTCGACCTGTACATGAAGAACTGCCAGCTGAGGGAGCAGGCGGCGCTGCTGCGGCTCCAGTTGGACGGCGGCGAGAAGGACTCCGAGGAGTCGAAGGAGTCGGCGGGGCTGCTCGCCGAGCTCTCGGCGCGGCTCGCGGCCGTCGAGGAGCAGGCCGAGGCGCTCACCAAGCAGCTCAACGACGAGTCGACCGACGCGGCCGCGGTGGCCACGGCGGCTCATCTCGAGCGCAAGCTCACCGGGTTGCGCCGGGCGCTGGACGCCCTCGAACCGGGAGCGGGCGGCCCGCCGTCGGTGCCGCCGCAGAACTGA